The segment TTGATGGAATGatattttattccttcatggggtgtgggcagcGCTGGCTGGGCTATTATTCATTTCCCATTCCTAGCTGCTTTGAATATGTTCTGCAACTCCAGtcaagatgtcctggagctgagatgactgacctccaactacCACGACCACTTTCCTTTGTACTTGAGACTTGGGCATTGTCTATAAGGTATGATACTGATGATTATTTCAGATTGCTGGTGACTCATCTGTAAGTtaggagcatggaatgcattgctggagagggtagtggagtcggcctcattaggggcatttaagcagctatcaggtagatagtataaggtaggggtggaggtcagataaaagtacagcacaacatcatgggccgaagggcctgtactgtgctgtactgttctatgttctatacctctGCCAATTTTAACACACCTGGGACTTCATCAGGTCAGCAGGGCTGGGTTTGCCATTGCCTTTTCCAGACCCTACTCGGAAGCCAGGTTCATTCCTTTTCTTTGTATGATTGGATACAATTGAGCGTCTTGTTGCCTCTTCAGAGCACATTTAAGAATAAACAACATGTCTGtgatgctggagtcacatgtaggccagaggagggaaggatggcagatttcctttcctaaagagatattaatgaaccagagataatgggaactgcagatgctggagaatccaagataacaaagtgtgaagctggatgaacacagcaggccaagcagcatctcaggagcacaatgggTTTTTAATGTCAATgtacaatggtttcatggctgTTATTAGACTAGATTTTTAACTCTATGGttattaatttaattcaaatctcaccatctgtcatggtaaAATCAAAAGCTATGGGGTGAAAGTGGGCAAAAGGGTCTGAGTTGGAAAATCAGCcgtgattatattgaatggtgaagccaACTCAAAGGCCCATTCTTGCTCTTATTTGCCATCTTTCAACATGAGGCTTGCACCCATGTACCCAGAGTATTAGCTTcttctttcatttatttttattctagGGGTGTGCATGGCCCACTACGAGAGTCGATACAACACACTTGCAAAATACTATGAGAGAGGAAGTAATGGAGAAATCCAGTCAGGAGACTATGGGATCTTTCAGATCAGCAGTAATTGGTGGTGCTCAGATGTAATGTTTCCAAATGGTCCCAATAGCTGTAACATGAACTGTAACAGTAAGTGAGCCGACAAACTGTTAATCTCAACTTTAATTTTTCATTCCTTTGCAAATAGAGAATATGCAGTTGGAAAGCTCTATtttcctcaggcaactgtccctCAAAACTGACTTTGAGACAATGAAGTGGGTGGAAAAAATTCAAAGGTGACAGCCAAACTGCAAAGCTACAATCATCATGAAAAGATAAATAGATTGGGTCCCTGTTCTCCCTTGAAAATGGCTAAGAGGCAGACTATCAACAATTTGTTGACTATCAACAAATTAACTGAggataagataacaaagtgtggggctggatgaacgcaacaggccaagcagcatctcaggagcacaaaagctgacgtttcaggcctagacccttcatcagaaaagggggatggggagagggaactggaataaatagggagagaaggggaggcagatcaaagatagatagaggagaaaataggtgcagaggagagtatgggtggggataggtcagtccggggaggacggacaggtcaagggggcgggatgaggttagtagggagaaaatggaggtgcagcttgaggtgggaggaggggatgggtaagacgaagaacaggttagggaggcggggatgagctgggctggttttgggatgcagtggggggaggggaggtgttgaagctggtgaaatccacattgatgccattgggctgcagggttcccaagcggaatatgagttgctgttcctgcaacctacaggtggcatcattatggcactgcaggaggcccaggatgggcacgtcgtccaaggaatgggaggaggagttaaaatggttcgtgactgggaggtgtttattgtcaaccaagtggaggtgttctgcaaagcggtccccaagcgtccgtttggtttccccgatgtagaggaagccacaacatgtacagcggatgcagtatgcctcattagcggatgtgcaggtgaacatctgcttgatgtggaaagtcatcttggggcctgggatgggggtgagggaggaggtataggggcaagtgtagcacttcctgtggttgcaggggtaagtgccgggtgtggtggggttggaggggactgtggagtgggcaagggagttgcagagggagtggtctcttcggaaggcagacaagggtggggtgggaaaaatatctttggtggtggggtcggattgtagatggcagaagtgtcagaggatgatgcgttgtatccagaggttggtggggtggtatgtgaggactaggaggATTCTCTCTTGGCGATTATTGcaagggtggtgtgtgagggatgatgtgcgagaaatgcgggagacacgatcgagggcattctcgaccactgtgggggggacgttgtggcccttgaagaacgaggacatctgggatgtgcgggagtgaaatgcctcatcctgggagcagatgtggtggaagcgaaggaattgggaataggggatggaatttttgcaagaaggtagctgggaggaggtgtattccaggtagctgtgggagttggtgggcttgaaatgggcatcggtttgtaggtggttgcctgagatggagacagaaaggtccaagaaggtaagggatgtgttggagatggcccaggtgaacttgaggttgaggtggaaggcgttggtgaaatggatgaactgttcaagctcctcttgagagcatgaggtggcgccgatacagtcatcaatgtacggGAGgaatacctactaacctcatcctgcccccttgacctgtccgtcctccccagactgacctatctcctccctacctccccaaccatactctcctctgcacctatcttctcctctatctatcttcggtctgcctccccctctctccctagttatttcagaatcctctccccatccccctctctgatgaagggtctaggcccgaaacgtcagctttcctgctcctgagatgctgcttggcctgctgtgttcatccagctccacactttgttatcttggattctccagcatctgcagttcccattatccctgatcacAATTCTAACCTCACATTAACTGAGGCTCCTGTGTTGGTGTTTCCACTTATTGTGAAAAGTAACTCTAAAACCCACGATGTTCACCAAGCAATCAAATTTCCTTTGTGTTAATTTGTGGGAAAGGGCATCACCAGTCAGGCCAGTGTTTTTGCTAATGAGGAGGTGTTTGTCACATTACTCGCCTCTATTGGGAGTgggccacattgctgtggctccggagtcacatgtagaccagaccatgtaagggcaacagatttccttccctgaaggacattgctgaatcagatgagttttatGTCAATCCATTTGCACCATTATTGACACCAGTCCTTTTTTGTTCAGACTTCGTGGAAGTAATTCATTTTAAATGGCCCAGTAGCCAGGGTGCAATTTGAATCAAATCCTTTGATTACTAATCCCAGTTTCTGGATAACTAGATCACCATTTGACACTAAACTCAGGAATTCCATAATTAGCAGCTCACCTGGAGAATGATGAGAATGCTGAACACTCTCATCATAAGATGCCTGATGTTCAATTGTACAGGCAGGCGTATGTAACAGTCACAAGATCAGTGTAAGAGTGGGAAGACAGTTACACAGGGAGAGTTAGATGAAAGCAGCTGGGAGGAGTGGTGCATAAACCTCAGAATGACTTGTTGAGATGAATGGCCTGTCTCTGTGCAATTAATATAAATATTAATTAATTTATACAAATTCTGTGCAATTCCTTGTAATATTCCACTTTCTAATGGTGGACCCATTCTGGAAGGACATgatctgcctcacagcaccagggacgcaggttcaatcccacacttgggcaactgtctgtgtggagtttgcacattctcccagtgtctgcatggatttcctcccacagtccaatgatgtgcaggttaggtggattggtcatgctaaattgcctgtagtgttcagggaaatAGCGGGTATATATTAAGTGGATCATAGGGGAatgggcttgggtgggatgccctgaaatttagtgtggacttgttgggctaaagggcctgtttccacactgtagggattctatgattctatgacagtcTCTCTCACCTTGTGATTGTGACAAACGGAAGTTTGACCCCATTGTTAATTTTCTCCAGATTGGAAGATAGAAggcccactccaggacttgagggaatgtcgcactgtcagagaAACTGTCCTCAGAATGAGCTGGTTCAGGAGGATGGTACAGTGTCCATGTTACCATTTGGTACAGAGTGACATTTTCACCTCAGCTAATAGGAAAAGATTGGGTGATGGTCAAAAAGGAAGATTATTTGACCCCTTGTCCAATAAACTTTAACCATTGCTTTGAACAGGTAAAGGAATCTCTCACTCGGTGTAAGATGTGCTGCAGATTCAGAATGAACCGGAATGTGccatttggggcggcacagtggttagcatggctggcacgcagtaccagggacccagattcgattccactctcaggccaGCCCTTAAAGGTTGCTAGCATGTAGGTGATACATTTGCTATAGTTGCAGGCAACAATTCTCTTCCCTATTttgaggcagcatggtggctcagtggtcagcactgctgcctcacagcaccagggactcgggttccagtccaccctcaggcaactgtctgtgcggagtttgcacattctccccgtgtccgcgtgggtttcctcccacagtccaaagatgtgcagactaggtggattggccatgctaaattgcctgtagtgttcagggatgcatagattaggtgggtaatagggggatgggtcagtatggacttcctgggcagaaggacctgttcccacactgttgggattctatgatctatgacctAATAAAAGTGAGAATGAGCCTGCCTTGGCGCCCTGGCCAGCTTTCtttaccccaaaccccacacccccatcctccaACCCAATGAGAATAGGCAGGTTCACTGCCCATCCATCTCATTCGTGATTGTGGAACCTTGTTGAGGGGGAAAGGCCTGATATTTTCTACAGATGTTCATGTTATCTCCACTCACTGCTGAGCTGCTGAATGCAGACCCTCATTACACCACAGCATGGCATCTAGAACAGCAAACACCATCCATTCTCAGTATTTGCAACCCTGGCCTATACAACAGCTCGGAAATATATAGTTActaattttcacattttttttattgttgtagTTTTCCTCCACAATGATGCAAACATAGAAGCTGACATCAATTGTGCAGCAATAATAGCGAATCAACAAGGAATGGAGGCCTGGTATGTTAAAGTCtgaatctttttttttctctcttttaaaGTGTTTaaacattgaggtcataattgagTGATGAAACGCTACAGTTTCCTATAATCAGATTTTCAATATTGCAATGATGCTGTGGGTACACACAGACACCTCAACAATAAACAGAGATCAGTGAGAGTGTTATCAAACCCTTCTGAGTGGTTTAGTTGGCTATCTTTTGGGTGGTTAAAAAtaagccacatttctgtgggtcacatgtaagccatactaggtaaggatggcaagtttctttccctgaaggatatttatgACAACAGATAATAATTGACATACATGTCATTAGCGGGTCAGATAGGatccacagagagagagcaagctaacgtttcaagtttaGGTGTCTCTTCATCAGCTTccgctctgatgaagagtcatcgagacccaaaacgttagctttttctctccatggaagctgtctgacccactgtgatctccagcttttgttattttcagtacagattccagtatctgtagtAATTTGTCCCTACATATCATTAaattagtttttaattccagatttttattaaagtgaattcaaatttcatcatttgccaCAGTGTGATTCAAACCCGATTCCCTAGAATATTAGTCTCGGTGCTTCTGAATTGCTATTCTAGAAGCATTACCTCCACATCCCTGTCAGAGTTATGGAGAGAGATGTGGTAAGCAACATCATAGAGGGTGTGACAGTGATCAGTATGTGTTACTGAAATTGTTAAGAGTGAGATGTGCGTTACAGATCGtgacactgtctgggtgtgttATAGTAAGGGGTGTGTTTTAGTAAGGCTGTATTAGAGATAGCAGTAGAGTGAGGGAGTGTTATGGAATTGTTCCAGCACGTAAATCAATTTTAGTCATATGCAATTCTGGAAGCCACATTACTGGAGGGGTGTGATAGCACTGGTGAGGatgcagagatttaccaagacATTGATTGGACTGCAGAGTTTCAGTGATGATGAGAGATTAGACAAACATATTTCGtttccttgaagcagaggagaggggacatgattgagatgtataaaatattgACAgctatagatagagtagacaggaagaaatatttccccctgatggagggatcaatgaccaggggacaTAAATTTAAGTTAAGGAGAAGGTCTAGAGGagacatgaggaaaatctttttcacccagcgggtggtgggaatctgaaactcactgcctgtaagggtgggagaggcagaaacccttataacatttgaaaagtatttagatgtataTTTGCAATGTCAAGGTGCAggaggctatgggccaagtgctaggaaatgggattagaacagttaggtGGTTATTTCTGACctgcacagactcaatgggctaaagtgcattttctgtgctgtgcataAATCTATTACTCTATTTGGCGATTAAAACACAAGCAAAGATTCTGTAAATTGGCTCCATCCAATATCACAGCAGAGCTCTTTGTGGCCTCCTTGTGCCCAATATTATTTGACAACTACTGTTGGTCCACTTGTTTTATAATGAGAATTTGGTGAAACACAACAAAGGAAATCTGTCAGTCATCGGCATTCTCACAAGGAGTGCTGCCGCTGTGTATTAAGTCTTAATTTTAGTGGGCACTAGAAACAATCATAATTTCATGAGAGATGATGAGAAAACTGTGAAGGAAAGAGCGGTGCTTCATAGTTGtcatctcacatcaataaacagGTTCCAAGAGCTCTTGCAATTCTCTCCGGCTAATCTCTCATTTCTGATGTTTTGCTTTTGCAGGAAAGGGTGGGCTGCGAACTGCAAGGGGAAATGGATCGATTATTACACATATTTTTGCTTCTGGTAAAAGGAGGAAGAAATCCAGCCAAACAAAACCAGTCACTGCTGATATATCAAAGCATGGAGCACCTTCTGCCGTTAAATGTGCATTACTGAGATCACAAGAATAAGGGAAGGCCCAGTTCTCAGTCACAACTCATTAAAAcgaaatgcaaacaaatattgAATCTTTAGTGTTTCAATGCTGTTGTGCAATTGAGATGAAATTCGAAAAAATGTGGGGAGAAAAATTGAAACTAAAGAATAAAGCCATCCATTAAGAACATGGTCAGCAAAGGGAGCAGAAGACTAAAGGGAATGTGAAGAGTTCAGGGAAGAAgtaaatcaaaataattttttgttttataagcagttcccattgaatctgttccacCTCATGTTCTAAATATTAGGCATGGCCTTTTTTGGCACAGCcggaaagtggcagatggagtaaggGCAGAATTTATGTGATTAAAAGCAGGGCTTTGGTTAATATTGTAGAACGGAGGGATACCTAGGGGTCCAGGTATGTAATTCGTTTAAATTTGCATCGcatatagatagggtggctaagaaggcattttgcacacttgccttcattgctcagaatttTTGAGTATGAGAGTTGGGCAGTCATATTGAGTTTGGACAGGAGGTTGGTAAGGTCTCTTCTGGAGCAGTGTATCCAGCTCTGGTGTcccagttacaggaagggtaTTTTCAAGCTAGAGCGTGAGGATGTTGCTcaaaatggagggtttgagttataaggtgaggctggataggctgggacttttttccccgcTGGAACATAGACGGTTGTGAGGTGACCTCATGtagggggcaattttttttgcccTGGGAATGGTTTGTGCATGGAACgtgcttccagaggaagtagtggaggcaggtatagttacaacatttaaactacagttagataagtacatgactaagaaatatttggaggggtatgggccaagaacaggcaggaggaactagtttagttttgagattatggtcagcatggactgattggaactcagggtctgtttccgtgctgtatgattgtGTTCTCGCAcataactgagttttttttttctcattaccAAATTACTCATGGTGTTGCTATTTTTGCTATCTTTTAACCATCACCAGTAAATCAGCCATGTTCTCTATTTGATTACTTTACATGCGAAGACCAAAAGGAGAGGGAGAAGTAGGGAAGTGAAAATTAACTGTTGAAACTAGATGAACGAGGCATGGCCTTTTAGGAATATTTAAATTCAACTCAAGTGGTTTGAAACTTAAACAAAGATTGTCAGTTAACTGTCGATCATCATTAATTGGTTCACTCTCCAAGGCAATTTCTCGACCAGGGACCATTTGCCAACCATTAACTCTCTACCTTTATGAAGTATGAATGTTCGTTCACCTCTTGAATTGGTATTACTCACAAATAGTTGCATGTAAGAAGTGTAATTCTTACGCAAAGTCTTTTACTTTCAAGCAATTCTAACATTTTTCACAGTACTTCTACAAAGTTACCTTATGTAAACCTTTCTGTTAACTGTTGAAAGAATTCAATGATATTGGTAAAGCAATGCTATCCCATTTGTCAACCAAACAGCTGACTGAGGATTTCTGTTCTCTTTTTGGTTGATTATCTTTCAAACAATCAATGTTAACCTAAAGGTCTCCAGTTCTCTGGAATTGATTCTTATATACAAGCAGAGAGATAAGAACATCAGCTGTCCACCTCTCCTACGGCATCTTTCCGTTTGCTAAACAATTCTTTAATCCACATGAAATTATGCCTGTAGTACCTCTGTTGTAAACTCATTCAATATGCATGGATGCTTTATCCTTTCTAACTTTGCTTAACATTAAATCCCCTCCTCTTTCCATCTTATATATTTTATATTATTTCTGATCACACTTCTATCATGTCCCAGGTTCCCCCTAGAACAATATGTCAGTGATCCAACCCGAGACTGGTCTATTTCAGATCTGGTGATATGCAATGATGCAGATTTAAAGAATGATATCAGAGTAAATGATCCTCATAGAAAACAGTGAGTGAAATAAGGTATTATTTGGCATTGAGTCTGAGACAGGAATCCGGGTCAGAAATATCTGTGCTAAACTTTAAGATAATTACAAAGGAATAAGAGCAGAGCTGGATAGAGTGGACTGGATTTGAAGATTATAAGCAAAGATGGAGGAACGatggcagatatttaagaaaatagctcatggctcacagcaaagataCATCCCAATGAGGAACAAGGTTTCCAGGAAGGGGATAAATCATTCACTGTTAACCAGGAAAATATAGAGAAAACTATACGATATGATAAAGATTAGTAGTGAGAGaagattgaaaatattttaaaaaaagaaaaaagaacaaagaggaAAAAGATAAACTTTGAAGGTAAATTTGCAATTAATACCAAGCTAGAAAAGAGCTTGGTCAAAGATATAAAAATAGAGCTGCCAAAGTGAACACAGGCTCCCAGctccacaattttttttacaacatAACTTTTCACTTTTCATTAGCTGTGGGcacgtggaatgcgttgccagctgTGTTAGTAGAATCAAATACatcagggacatttaagcgactcttggatcggcacatggatgatagtaaaatgtagggtatgcaggttagtttgatctaagagtaggataataggtcggcacaacatcgtgggccaaagggcctgtactgtgctgtactgttctatgttctaatgataAACTTTTATAGGGAATGTATTGCAgccaactttgcagatgacacaaaaataggtaagAAAGCAAGTGCTGAGGATGTCACGAAGCATCTGCAGTGGGCTATTAGtagattaagtgagtgagcaaaaacttgacagatggaacacaatgtagagaaatgtgagataatgcacttttgcaggaagaagaGGAGCTGAATATCACTAAATAATGACTGCTAATAATTCACACAAAGGGATGCAGGAGTCATTGTACATAAATCACAAGATGGTGCTGTACAATTTTAAACAGGCAATgtggaaggtaaatggaatgttgtcctttgtttcaaagggaatgagtCCAAAAGTAGGGAGACCTTGCTAAAACCCAAAAAACCCACGAAAATGCAACGCACCAGTCAGATCAGAGATGGAATACTGGCATGTGATCCCTTTTTGTAAGGAAcaatacactggcattggaggtagtccagaagatttgaggtaatgggaactgcatatgctggagaatccgagataacaaagtgtggggctggacgaacacagcaggccaagcagcatcacaggaggacaaaagctgacgttttgggcctagccccttcatcagagagggggattgggagagggttctgaaataaatagggagaaagggagaggcagaccgaagatgaatagaggagaagacaggtggagagaagagtataggtggggagggcagttaggtcaaggaggcaggaagaggttagtaggtagggaaatggagatgcggcttgaggtgggaggaggggataggtgagaggaagaacaggttagggaggcgggggcgagctgggctggtttggggatgcagtgggggaaggggtgattttgaagcttgagaagatTTATTTGGTCGATCTCTGGGTATGGACGGGCAAGCTTTTGAGACAGTAGTtgtgggagtttagaagaatggaaggTAATCATACAAAAACGTACAAGAttctaatccagcctcacattttattatctcggattctccagcatctgcagttcccattatcattgatacaattttaacctcactgcgaagcctcttccagggatgcctaacctgaaaaagttaccctcctccctccggaccaacctcagggaatctctctcccactgcaactctcttgtaatctatTCAGCCTTGATactgcttgaccatgtccctggactgacctatcccctccctacttccccacctatactctcctctccacctatcttcttttctcgccatcttcggtctgcctccccctctctccctatttattctagaaccctcactccatccccctctctgatgaagggtctaggcccgaaacgtcagctttccagctcctaagatgctgctgggcctgctgtgttcatccagctccacactttggtatcttggattctccagcatctgcagttcccattatcactcaagatTCTAATTGAGCTGGACAGGATACATGTGGAAAGATTATtacctcttgtgggagagtccaggtcTACACAGTATAATCTCATAACGGGATTGTATatttaaaacaaggatgagaaggagtttcttctttcagaggt is part of the Stegostoma tigrinum isolate sSteTig4 chromosome 12, sSteTig4.hap1, whole genome shotgun sequence genome and harbors:
- the LOC125457284 gene encoding lysozyme C, milk isozyme-like, translated to MKILIVLSVLLTVSSAKVLSRCELARIVKNSILAEFPKYSVADWVCMAHYESRYNTLAKYYERGSNGEIQSGDYGIFQISSNWWCSDVMFPNGPNSCNMNCNIFLHNDANIEADINCAAIIANQQGMEAWKGWAANCKGKWIDYYTYFCFW